A genomic region of Streptosporangium lutulentum contains the following coding sequences:
- a CDS encoding winged helix-turn-helix domain-containing protein, producing the protein MTLALSADEARRIVLRAQGFLGAEARRGGSPGILRRLGAVQLDTISVLARSHELVAYARLGAVGREKVERTYWDDPANAFEYWCHAACILPIDDWPLYAFRRRSFRARKYRWHELPDSVDKVLNQVRESGPITTADLGGAKKGGLWWDWSDAKIAIEWLLDTGDVVCTRRVGWRRVYDLAERAVPGHLLAEELSDAECVVRLARIAGRALGVATRADLVDFLRLRAPHALLLDRCLLEGAAGLVPVQVAGWPDRGATAWADPSALETEPRGRHRTTLLSPFDSLVWDRARTARVFGFNHRLEAYVPKAKRVHGYFTMPVLAGGRLIGRVDPAREGSTLVARQVSLEAGVNRRKGAESLADALWEAAGWVGCDAVRVERVDPDLSVPLHDALAR; encoded by the coding sequence ATGACGCTCGCCCTCTCCGCCGACGAGGCCCGCCGCATCGTCCTGCGCGCCCAGGGGTTCCTGGGCGCCGAGGCCCGCCGAGGCGGCTCGCCCGGGATCCTGCGCCGCCTGGGCGCCGTCCAGCTCGACACGATCTCCGTCCTGGCCCGCTCCCACGAGCTCGTCGCGTACGCCCGCCTCGGCGCCGTCGGCAGGGAGAAAGTCGAGCGAACATACTGGGACGACCCGGCCAACGCCTTCGAATACTGGTGTCACGCCGCCTGCATCCTGCCGATCGACGACTGGCCCCTGTACGCCTTCAGACGCAGGAGTTTCCGCGCCAGGAAATATCGCTGGCACGAACTGCCCGACAGCGTCGACAAGGTGCTGAACCAGGTCCGCGAGAGCGGCCCCATCACCACCGCCGACCTCGGCGGCGCCAAGAAGGGCGGCCTCTGGTGGGACTGGTCCGACGCGAAGATCGCCATCGAGTGGCTGCTGGACACCGGCGACGTCGTCTGCACCCGCCGCGTCGGCTGGCGCCGTGTCTACGATCTGGCCGAGCGCGCGGTCCCCGGGCACCTCCTGGCCGAAGAACTCTCCGACGCCGAGTGCGTCGTCCGCCTCGCCCGGATCGCCGGACGTGCCCTCGGCGTGGCCACCCGCGCCGACCTCGTCGACTTCCTCCGGCTGAGGGCCCCCCACGCTCTCCTGCTCGACCGGTGCCTGCTGGAGGGCGCGGCCGGGCTCGTCCCCGTCCAGGTCGCCGGGTGGCCCGACCGCGGGGCCACCGCCTGGGCCGACCCCTCCGCGCTGGAAACCGAGCCCCGGGGCCGTCATCGCACGACCCTGCTCTCCCCGTTCGACTCCCTGGTCTGGGACCGCGCCCGCACCGCCCGCGTGTTCGGGTTCAACCACCGCCTTGAGGCGTACGTCCCCAAGGCGAAACGCGTCCACGGCTACTTCACCATGCCGGTCCTGGCCGGAGGCCGGCTGATCGGCAGGGTCGATCCGGCTCGCGAGGGCTCCACCCTGGTCGCCCGCCAGGTCAGCCTTGAGGCCGGCGTCAACCGGCGCAAGGGTGCCGAGTCACTGGCCGACGCCCTCTGGGAGGCCGCCGGGTGGGTCGGCTGTGACGCCGTCCGCGTCGAGCGGGTGGACCCCGACCTGTCGGTGCCGCTGCACGACGCTCTGGCCCGCTGA
- a CDS encoding ComF family protein has protein sequence MPTALLDLVLPPRCAGCDAPGALVCPRCTAELHGEPARRTPVPSPPGLPECWSAAEYVGATRRAIIAYKERGRTALVRPLAGALALAVAAAAGERPVTLVPVPSARSALRRRGHDPVTRLADLAAGCLRAAGWPATVERPLVQRRRVADQAGLSSPQRAANLSWAFTVASGRNGPVLDHRSVSGPIVLVDDIVTTGATLAEAARALREAGVPVALAATVAATRRRDQIRDRDGE, from the coding sequence GTGCCGACCGCTCTGCTCGACCTGGTCCTGCCGCCTCGCTGCGCCGGATGCGACGCACCCGGCGCCCTCGTCTGCCCCCGCTGTACGGCGGAGCTGCACGGAGAGCCCGCGCGCCGGACGCCCGTGCCCTCCCCGCCCGGCCTCCCCGAGTGCTGGTCGGCGGCCGAGTACGTGGGGGCCACGCGCCGGGCGATCATCGCCTACAAGGAGCGCGGCCGTACGGCTCTCGTCCGTCCGCTGGCCGGGGCGCTGGCCCTGGCGGTCGCCGCCGCGGCGGGCGAGCGGCCGGTCACGCTCGTGCCGGTGCCCAGCGCCCGCTCGGCCCTGCGCCGCCGAGGGCACGATCCGGTGACCCGGCTCGCGGACCTGGCGGCCGGATGTCTTCGCGCGGCCGGTTGGCCGGCGACCGTGGAGAGGCCGCTCGTCCAACGCCGCCGGGTCGCCGACCAGGCGGGGCTGAGCTCGCCCCAGAGGGCCGCGAACCTGTCCTGGGCGTTCACGGTGGCGTCCGGTCGTAACGGGCCTGTATTGGATCACAGAAGCGTCTCAGGGCCGATCGTGCTGGTCGACGACATCGTCACCACCGGCGCGACGCTCGCCGAGGCCGCCAGGGCGCTCCGCGAGGCGGGGGTGCCGGTCGCCCTCGCCGCCACCGTCGCCGCGACACGCCGGAGAGATCAAATAAGAGATCGTGACGGAGAGTGA
- a CDS encoding HGxxPAAW family protein has product MADDTRDDTHRNGHGGSASSWLAVTVILLGFTIGGVALCLGPNWFLLWMGVIVSALGGILLVAFRVFHDVVLEAPRAPHGSREKGILR; this is encoded by the coding sequence GTGGCGGACGACACGCGTGACGACACACACCGGAACGGTCATGGAGGCAGCGCCTCGTCCTGGTTGGCGGTGACCGTGATCCTCCTGGGCTTCACCATCGGAGGGGTCGCCCTCTGCCTGGGCCCCAACTGGTTCCTGCTCTGGATGGGCGTGATCGTCTCCGCCCTGGGCGGAATCCTCCTCGTGGCCTTCCGGGTCTTCCACGACGTCGTCCTCGAAGCCCCCCGGGCGCCGCATGGCTCCCGGGAAAAAGGCATACTCCGCTAA
- a CDS encoding PTS transporter subunit EIIC produces the protein MSTTAAGRGPSAWSRVFGVLQRVGRSLMMPIAVLPAAGLLLRLGQEDLLGRTGDPFLDQVASVFAAAGGALFDNLPLLFAIGVAIGFARRSDGSTALAALVGYLVFDRVARTLFFTAPAGSAVYRKVALTVVGPGGHPVPHLDLGTQNPTGVLGGIVIGLVAALLWERYHRIRLPSWLAFFGGRRFVPIVTAVVALLLGVVLGLVWRPIGDWLVTVGDWLSLHGTVGAGVYGMANRLLIPIGLHHFLNTIVWFTLPGCRAGADGAIRDAAGDLNCYFAGQDGAGVFMTGFFPVMMFGLLGAAVAIWRAAPPHRRAAVGGLMLSAGLTSFVTGITEPIEFAFIFVAPVLLAVHALLTGLSMALMAELGARLGFTFSGGAVDLLLNAGKSNTHGLGLIIGFGLVYLVVYYLVFAILIRKLNLATPGREPEETDAPAPPTGPRERAGQAGKAGQAGKPSGARPENDPDSGPPGS, from the coding sequence ATGAGCACGACAGCGGCAGGACGCGGCCCGTCCGCGTGGTCGCGGGTCTTCGGGGTGCTCCAGCGCGTCGGGCGCTCCCTGATGATGCCGATCGCGGTGCTGCCCGCCGCCGGGCTCCTGCTCAGACTGGGCCAGGAGGACCTGCTCGGCCGGACGGGCGACCCCTTCCTCGACCAGGTGGCGAGCGTCTTCGCCGCCGCGGGCGGCGCCCTGTTCGACAACCTGCCGCTGCTGTTCGCGATCGGCGTCGCGATCGGGTTCGCCCGCAGGTCCGACGGCTCCACCGCGCTCGCCGCGCTGGTCGGCTACCTGGTCTTCGACCGGGTGGCCAGGACCCTGTTCTTCACCGCCCCGGCCGGATCGGCGGTCTACCGGAAGGTCGCGCTGACCGTCGTCGGCCCCGGCGGGCACCCCGTTCCCCACCTCGACCTCGGCACGCAGAACCCCACGGGGGTCCTGGGGGGCATCGTCATCGGCCTCGTCGCCGCCCTGCTATGGGAGCGCTACCACCGGATCAGGCTTCCCTCCTGGCTCGCCTTCTTCGGCGGCCGCAGGTTCGTCCCGATCGTCACCGCCGTCGTCGCGCTGCTCCTCGGCGTGGTCCTCGGGCTGGTCTGGCGGCCGATCGGAGACTGGCTGGTCACGGTGGGCGACTGGCTCTCCCTCCACGGCACCGTGGGCGCCGGCGTCTACGGCATGGCCAACCGCCTGCTCATCCCGATCGGCCTGCACCACTTTTTGAACACCATCGTCTGGTTCACCCTCCCGGGGTGCAGGGCCGGTGCCGACGGTGCCATCAGGGACGCCGCGGGCGACCTGAACTGCTACTTCGCGGGCCAGGACGGCGCCGGCGTCTTCATGACCGGCTTCTTCCCCGTGATGATGTTCGGCCTGCTCGGCGCCGCCGTCGCGATATGGCGGGCCGCCCCGCCGCACAGGCGCGCGGCCGTCGGCGGCCTCATGCTCTCGGCCGGTCTCACCTCCTTCGTCACCGGCATCACCGAGCCGATCGAGTTCGCCTTCATCTTCGTGGCGCCCGTGCTGCTGGCGGTGCACGCCCTGCTCACCGGGCTGTCGATGGCGCTGATGGCGGAGTTGGGGGCCCGGCTGGGGTTCACCTTCTCCGGGGGTGCCGTCGACCTGCTGCTCAACGCGGGCAAGTCCAACACCCACGGACTCGGTCTGATCATCGGCTTCGGGCTGGTCTACCTCGTCGTCTACTACCTGGTGTTCGCGATCCTGATCAGGAAGCTGAACCTGGCCACCCCCGGCCGCGAGCCCGAGGAGACCGACGCCCCCGCACCGCCCACCGGCCCGCGGGAGCGAGCCGGGCAGGCGGGGAAAGCCGGGCAGGCGGGGAAACCGTCCGGGGCCCGGCCGGAGAACGACCCGGACTCCGGGCCGCCCGGCTCCTGA
- the secA gene encoding preprotein translocase subunit SecA, which translates to MPAFLDKILRAGEGKLLRKLKRIADQVNSIEDDFTSLTDAELRALTAEYKQRYADGESLDDLLPEAFATVREASRRVLSKRPYDVQIMGGANLHMGNISEMRTGEGKTLTCTLPTYLNALAGNGVHVITTNDYLAKRDGDEMGRIHRFLGLEVGVILANMPPDERRKQYNADITYGTNNEFGFDYLRDNMAWSLEECVQRGHHFAVVDEVDSILIDEARTPLIISGPGEQSGKWYSEFAKIVPRLRRGTEGKDGEENTGDYVVDEKKRTVGIFESGVEKVEDWLGIDNLYKPEHTHLVGYLNNALKAKELYKKDKDYIVVEGEVLIVDEFTGRVLHGRRYNEGMHQAIEAKETVKIKDENQTLATITLQNYFRLYETLSGMTGTAATEANEFHQTYKLGVVPIPTNMPMIRKDQADVVYKSEDAKFQAVAEDIKERYDRGQPVLIGTTSVAKSERLSKELKRRGIKHEVLNAKNHAREAAIIAEAGRKHAVTVATNMAGRGTDIMLGGNSDFRADLELRSRGLDPVETPDEYDKAWGEALEKARDAVQAEHDEVTELGGLYVLGTERHESRRIDNQLRGRSGRQGDPGESRFYLSLEDDLMRLFNSARVEMIMTRLNIPDDVPIESGIVSKAIASAQHQVEQQNFEIRKNVLKYDEVMNRQRKVIYAERRRVLEGADLHEQIRGFINDVIDEYVAGATAEGFAEEWDLDKLWKALGLLYPITLTADGLVEEAGSREELTAELLSERVKADAMAAYDHREEELGAEAMRELERRVILSVLDRKWREHLYEMDYLQEGIGLRAMAQRDPLIEYQREGFDMFSQMLEGIKEESVGYLFNLEVEVQSNPIVEEHDHDHDHDHDHANEDASIREARSIIARGLRGPERPSELQYTAPGESGEVEHTRVSTKAERDAYGNVERNAPCPCGSGKKYKRCHGDPKHVEV; encoded by the coding sequence GTGCCAGCCTTTCTCGATAAGATTCTTCGCGCAGGCGAAGGCAAGCTTCTGCGTAAGCTCAAGCGGATCGCCGACCAGGTCAACTCCATTGAAGACGACTTCACGAGCCTGACCGACGCCGAACTCCGCGCGCTCACCGCCGAATACAAGCAGCGGTACGCCGATGGCGAGTCTCTCGACGACCTGCTTCCCGAAGCCTTCGCCACCGTTCGCGAGGCCTCCCGGCGCGTGCTGAGCAAGCGCCCCTACGACGTGCAGATCATGGGTGGGGCCAACCTGCACATGGGCAACATCTCCGAGATGCGCACCGGTGAGGGCAAGACCCTCACCTGTACGTTGCCCACCTACCTCAACGCCCTCGCCGGCAACGGCGTCCACGTCATCACGACCAACGACTACCTGGCCAAGCGTGACGGCGACGAGATGGGCCGCATCCACCGCTTCCTCGGTCTCGAAGTCGGCGTGATCCTGGCGAACATGCCGCCCGACGAGCGCCGCAAGCAGTACAACGCGGACATCACCTACGGCACGAACAACGAGTTCGGCTTCGACTACCTGCGCGACAACATGGCCTGGTCGCTGGAGGAGTGCGTCCAGCGCGGCCACCACTTCGCCGTCGTCGACGAGGTCGACTCGATCCTCATCGACGAGGCCAGGACGCCGCTGATCATCTCCGGCCCCGGCGAGCAGTCCGGCAAGTGGTACTCCGAGTTCGCCAAGATCGTTCCCCGGCTCCGCAGGGGCACCGAGGGCAAGGACGGCGAGGAGAACACCGGCGACTACGTCGTCGACGAGAAGAAGCGCACCGTCGGCATCTTCGAGTCGGGTGTGGAGAAGGTCGAAGACTGGCTCGGCATCGACAACCTCTACAAGCCCGAGCACACGCACCTGGTCGGCTACCTCAACAACGCGTTGAAGGCCAAGGAGCTCTACAAGAAGGACAAGGACTACATCGTCGTCGAGGGCGAGGTCCTGATCGTCGACGAGTTCACCGGTCGAGTCCTGCACGGGCGCCGCTACAACGAGGGCATGCACCAGGCCATCGAGGCGAAGGAAACCGTCAAGATCAAGGACGAGAACCAGACCCTCGCCACGATCACGCTCCAGAACTACTTCCGCCTCTACGAGACGCTCTCCGGCATGACCGGTACGGCGGCCACCGAGGCCAACGAGTTCCACCAGACCTACAAGCTGGGCGTCGTCCCGATCCCGACCAACATGCCGATGATCCGCAAGGACCAGGCCGACGTGGTCTACAAGAGCGAGGACGCCAAGTTCCAGGCGGTCGCCGAGGACATCAAGGAGCGCTACGACAGGGGTCAGCCGGTCCTGATCGGCACCACGAGCGTGGCGAAGTCCGAGCGCCTGTCCAAGGAGCTCAAGCGCCGGGGCATCAAGCACGAGGTCCTCAACGCCAAGAACCACGCGCGTGAGGCGGCGATCATCGCCGAGGCGGGCCGCAAGCACGCGGTCACCGTGGCCACCAACATGGCCGGTCGAGGCACCGACATCATGCTCGGCGGCAACTCCGACTTCCGTGCCGACCTGGAGCTGCGCAGCCGGGGCCTTGACCCGGTCGAGACCCCGGACGAGTACGACAAGGCGTGGGGCGAGGCGCTGGAGAAGGCCCGGGACGCGGTGCAGGCCGAGCACGACGAGGTCACCGAGCTCGGCGGCCTCTACGTCCTGGGCACCGAGCGGCACGAGTCGCGGCGCATCGACAACCAGCTCCGCGGCCGGTCCGGCCGTCAGGGTGACCCGGGCGAGTCGCGTTTCTACCTCTCGCTCGAAGACGACCTCATGCGCCTGTTCAACTCGGCCAGGGTCGAGATGATCATGACGCGCCTGAACATCCCGGACGACGTCCCGATCGAGTCGGGCATCGTCTCCAAGGCCATCGCCTCCGCCCAGCACCAGGTCGAGCAGCAGAACTTCGAGATCCGCAAGAACGTTCTGAAGTACGACGAGGTCATGAACCGCCAGCGCAAGGTGATCTACGCCGAGCGTCGCCGGGTGCTGGAGGGCGCGGACCTGCACGAGCAGATCCGCGGCTTCATCAACGACGTGATCGACGAGTACGTCGCGGGCGCCACCGCCGAGGGCTTCGCCGAGGAGTGGGACCTCGACAAGCTGTGGAAGGCACTCGGCCTCCTCTACCCGATCACCCTCACCGCCGACGGGCTCGTCGAGGAGGCCGGCAGCCGTGAGGAGCTCACCGCCGAGCTGCTCTCCGAGCGGGTGAAGGCCGACGCGATGGCCGCCTACGACCATCGCGAGGAGGAGCTCGGCGCGGAGGCCATGCGCGAGCTGGAGCGCAGGGTCATCCTGTCGGTCCTGGACCGCAAGTGGCGCGAGCACCTCTACGAGATGGACTATCTCCAGGAGGGCATCGGCCTGCGGGCGATGGCGCAGCGCGACCCGCTGATCGAATACCAGCGTGAGGGCTTCGACATGTTCTCCCAGATGCTTGAGGGCATCAAGGAGGAGTCGGTCGGCTATCTGTTCAACCTCGAGGTCGAGGTGCAGAGCAACCCGATCGTCGAGGAGCACGACCACGATCACGACCACGACCACGATCACGCCAATGAGGACGCGTCGATCAGGGAGGCCCGTTCGATCATCGCTCGCGGTCTGCGCGGCCCGGAGCGTCCCTCCGAGCTGCAGTACACCGCGCCCGGTGAGAGCGGCGAGGTGGAGCACACCCGGGTGAGCACCAAGGCCGAGCGCGACGCGTACGGCAACGTCGAGCGCAACGCCCCGTGCCCCTGCGGCTCGGGCAAGAAGTACAAGCGCTGCCACGGCGACCCCAAGCACGTCGAGGTCTGA
- the hpf gene encoding ribosome hibernation-promoting factor, HPF/YfiA family: protein MEIIVKGRHTGVSDRFRDHVNTKLARIERLDHKLIRVDVEVSKESNPRIVDQRERVELTIHSRGPAVRAEASADDRFAALDIALGKLEGRLRRLADRRKVHHGNHCPPSVAELTATALAESFEASAPLPRTASQADSEVDTDLPVDKTIIPIQMDGDGPLMIREKFHEADPITIDQALLEMELVGHDFYLFRDKESGQPSVVYLRQGYNYGVLRLVEP from the coding sequence ATGGAGATCATCGTCAAGGGTCGGCACACCGGAGTGAGTGACCGATTCCGAGACCACGTGAACACCAAGCTGGCCAGGATCGAGCGTTTGGACCATAAGCTCATTCGCGTTGACGTGGAGGTATCCAAGGAAAGCAATCCGCGCATCGTCGACCAGCGCGAACGGGTCGAACTCACCATCCACTCACGAGGGCCCGCCGTGCGGGCGGAAGCCTCGGCCGACGATCGTTTCGCGGCCCTTGACATAGCGCTCGGAAAGCTGGAGGGCCGGCTCCGCCGCCTCGCCGACCGGCGGAAGGTCCATCACGGCAACCACTGCCCCCCGTCGGTCGCCGAACTGACGGCCACCGCGCTGGCGGAGTCCTTCGAGGCCTCTGCCCCTCTGCCCCGCACCGCGTCCCAGGCGGATTCGGAGGTCGACACGGACCTCCCGGTCGACAAGACGATCATCCCGATCCAGATGGACGGCGACGGGCCGTTGATGATCAGGGAGAAGTTCCACGAAGCCGATCCGATCACGATCGATCAGGCGCTCCTTGAGATGGAACTCGTCGGGCACGACTTCTACTTGTTCCGTGACAAGGAGAGCGGACAGCCAAGTGTCGTATATCTACGACAAGGCTATAACTACGGCGTATTGCGACTCGTCGAACCTTGA
- a CDS encoding Rv3235 family protein yields the protein MPSSPRPVPLPRIAPFPSAEPPYDDERPARDIPAAPPYIQGTLALALEPEPSEPQGRRPLIWGPPGSVPDERRLRALAQAVAEVLSGRRPPSSVSCHLTTRAHAELVRSGKIINSVRPLRAGRLHISQPEDGVVEMCVLVHSDDRSRVLALRLERRGVQWLCTDVETTPDRTPHRA from the coding sequence ATGCCATCCTCTCCACGGCCGGTACCGCTCCCCCGGATCGCGCCGTTCCCCTCCGCCGAGCCGCCCTACGACGACGAGCGACCGGCCAGAGACATTCCGGCCGCCCCGCCCTATATCCAGGGGACCCTCGCGCTCGCCCTCGAACCCGAGCCGAGCGAGCCGCAGGGCCGGCGGCCGTTGATCTGGGGGCCGCCGGGCTCCGTCCCCGACGAGCGGCGGCTACGGGCCCTCGCGCAGGCCGTCGCCGAAGTTCTGTCCGGCAGGCGCCCGCCTTCGAGCGTCTCCTGCCATCTGACCACCCGAGCCCACGCCGAGCTGGTCCGGAGCGGGAAGATCATCAACTCCGTACGACCGCTGCGGGCCGGCAGGCTCCACATCTCCCAGCCCGAGGACGGAGTGGTGGAGATGTGCGTCCTGGTGCACTCCGACGACCGCTCGCGGGTGCTGGCGCTGAGGTTGGAGCGCCGGGGGGTGCAGTGGCTGTGCACCGACGTCGAGACGACACCCGACCGCACACCGCACCGGGCCTGA
- a CDS encoding response regulator — translation MTEPDDATGSTGRGDPIRVLIVDDHALIRRSLEMALAAEADIEVVGEASDGQEAVELADRLTPDVMLMDVRMPRRSGIEATREIKASVPSTRIIMLTVSDEEEDLFEAIKAGATGYLLKNVQLDEVPQAVRGVHEGQSLINPAMAAKLITEFANMSRKEAERPPQLPVPRLTEREMEVLRLVAKGMNNREIAKQLFISENTVKNHVRNILDKLQLHSRMEAVVYAVRERMLEIT, via the coding sequence GTGACGGAACCCGACGATGCAACCGGCTCCACCGGACGCGGTGACCCCATTCGCGTACTGATCGTTGACGATCATGCGTTGATCCGCCGCAGTCTGGAAATGGCGCTGGCGGCGGAGGCGGACATCGAGGTGGTCGGCGAGGCGAGCGACGGTCAGGAAGCGGTCGAGCTCGCCGACCGCCTCACCCCCGATGTCATGCTCATGGACGTCCGGATGCCCCGCAGGAGCGGTATCGAGGCCACACGCGAGATCAAGGCCTCGGTGCCGAGCACGCGGATCATAATGCTGACGGTGAGCGACGAGGAGGAAGACCTCTTCGAGGCGATCAAGGCGGGTGCCACCGGCTACCTGCTGAAGAACGTTCAGCTCGACGAGGTCCCCCAGGCGGTGCGCGGTGTTCACGAAGGACAGTCGCTGATCAACCCGGCGATGGCCGCCAAACTCATCACCGAGTTCGCGAACATGAGTCGCAAGGAGGCCGAGAGGCCTCCGCAACTTCCCGTCCCCCGCTTGACCGAGCGGGAGATGGAGGTGCTCCGCCTGGTTGCCAAGGGAATGAACAACCGCGAGATCGCCAAGCAGTTGTTCATCTCCGAGAACACCGTGAAGAACCACGTCCGCAACATCCTGGACAAGCTTCAGCTCCACTCCCGGATGGAAGCGGTCGTCTACGCGGTCCGCGAGCGAATGCTCGAGATCACCTGA
- a CDS encoding PTS transporter subunit EIIC, translating to MSPLSADAGLPAASPSGSALMGVLQRLGRSLMLPIAVLPAAGLLLRLGQDDLVGRTDNALLDNVAHVLGTAGGTLFDNLPILFAIGVAIGFARKADGSTALAALAGYLVFHAVSMTMFFNLFDDRLKKSITTEVFDRAHPGVPDVVLNLGAQNPTRVLGGIVMGLVSAMLWQRFYRTKLPTWLAFFSGRRLVPILTAFAGLVLGVFFGFVWPILGGWLRAFGTWLAENSVAGAGIYGMVNRALLPLGLHHIVNNVIWTQVPECVVDGKQLAGDLVCFNHGAVGYGGFEAGLYPVLMFGLPAAAIAIWRAAPPHRRTAVGSIMISAALTAFLTGITEPIEFAFIFVAPVLFVVHIVLTGVSLAIASALGAKLAFSFSSGLIDLVLYGTAPNARGVPIIIVMGLIYAVIYYAGFSFLIRKLNIMTPGREPEPDAESGEPAPTTPVKPPA from the coding sequence ATGAGTCCCCTCTCAGCGGACGCGGGTCTTCCCGCCGCGTCCCCGTCCGGATCCGCCCTGATGGGCGTGCTCCAGCGTCTGGGACGCTCCCTCATGCTGCCGATCGCGGTCCTGCCCGCCGCGGGCCTGCTGCTCCGGCTCGGCCAGGACGATCTCGTGGGCCGGACCGACAACGCCCTGCTCGACAATGTGGCCCACGTTCTCGGCACGGCGGGAGGCACGCTCTTCGACAACCTTCCCATCCTGTTCGCGATCGGGGTGGCCATCGGGTTCGCCCGCAAGGCCGACGGCTCCACGGCGCTCGCCGCGCTCGCCGGCTACCTGGTCTTCCACGCCGTCAGCATGACCATGTTCTTCAACCTGTTCGACGACAGACTGAAGAAGTCGATCACCACGGAGGTGTTCGACAGGGCCCACCCGGGTGTCCCCGACGTGGTGCTCAACCTCGGGGCGCAGAATCCGACGCGGGTGCTCGGCGGCATCGTCATGGGTCTCGTCTCCGCGATGCTCTGGCAGCGGTTCTACCGCACCAAACTGCCGACCTGGCTGGCCTTCTTCAGCGGCCGCCGCCTCGTGCCGATCCTCACCGCCTTCGCCGGGCTGGTCCTCGGCGTGTTCTTCGGCTTCGTCTGGCCGATCCTCGGTGGCTGGCTCCGCGCCTTCGGCACCTGGCTCGCCGAGAACAGCGTCGCCGGCGCCGGAATCTACGGCATGGTCAACCGCGCGCTGCTCCCGCTGGGCCTGCACCACATCGTCAACAACGTGATCTGGACCCAGGTGCCCGAGTGCGTGGTCGACGGCAAGCAGCTCGCCGGCGACCTGGTCTGCTTCAACCACGGCGCCGTGGGCTACGGCGGTTTCGAGGCGGGCCTGTACCCGGTCCTCATGTTCGGCCTGCCCGCCGCGGCGATCGCCATCTGGCGGGCCGCGCCTCCGCACCGCCGTACCGCGGTCGGCTCGATCATGATCTCCGCCGCGCTCACCGCCTTCCTCACCGGGATCACCGAGCCGATCGAGTTCGCCTTCATCTTCGTCGCCCCGGTCCTGTTCGTGGTCCACATCGTCCTGACCGGCGTCTCTCTCGCGATCGCCTCCGCCCTGGGCGCCAAGCTCGCCTTCAGCTTCTCCTCGGGGCTGATCGACCTCGTCCTGTACGGCACCGCCCCCAACGCCCGGGGCGTTCCGATCATCATCGTGATGGGCCTGATCTACGCGGTGATCTACTACGCCGGGTTCAGCTTCCTGATCCGGAAGCTGAACATCATGACCCCCGGCCGGGAGCCCGAGCCCGACGCCGAGTCCGGCGAGCCCGCCCCCACGACACCCGTCAAGCCCCCGGCCTGA